aatttctccttcccagctggGGAGCGTGCAACGGTCAATGCTGCCGCTACAGTCTGGGTAATAACACTTCACTTCTGATATTTTCCAGCCTATTAATCTCCACGTCATTTAAATAGTCACCCAAAAGGTGCGGGTAATCAATGTTAATTAGAGTTGAAAGATCAGCGACTTTCTTAGATGAGGTCCTGCCTGGATTATTTGGTGCCAATCAATAGCATCTCGGCGCTCGCTCAGGCTCTCGCCTCACCTTTATTTCAACCACTCATTGATTTCGGGGTAGGTAACCTGCGGAGGACGCGAGGATTTAAGGCCAAATTCAGAGGCAGGTTTGCAGTGCGGGAGCCGCTTCTGAAAAGaccagatctttttttttttgattttttttttttctttttttttccctcccccaaatcACAGCTCTTGGTTCCCAGCCATGGGCAGCTCTGTCCTGGGTCCAGCCATCCCCAGGTGGTGCAGAAACACCCTGGgatgctggggtgggggtgtgtgtgtgttaaaatGGCTTTAACAGCGTtctcgggggtgggggggagtggctgggcagagggaggatGGGGACTGCAGAGTGTGtgccagctcagcctggggcacAGAGAAACCTCACCTGTCTGGCTGTGttatccctccctccctctgcacatccctctctccatcccttcatccctcccgtcatctctccatccctcccttcatccctccctctctccatcccctatccctccctcccagcagacTCCGGGAGAGCTGAGGTCTCCCCAGCAGACGTCTGGGGACTCTCCCTTTAGGATACAAGAGAATGAGACAAACCAGgtttttccctccctgccttctGCTTCCCAACACGCCTTTGGGCAGCTGCCGAAATCGCGCCGGCACCGCTCACGCCCGGTGCCCGTCCCTGGGTGACGCCTGCGTAACTCGGGGACAATCTCAGGGACCGCTTTGGTGGCTGTGCCCCGGATGGCAGGAGGGCacaggcagctgtggggcttTGGGATGATTTTGCATGGTCGGGGGGGTGTTCAGCCCTCGGGGCGGGGGCAGCGAGAGGTGCTGGGGGTGGCTGTACCCCCCTGGGCAGCCCTGAACGCCCACCGCCCACCCCTGCAGCCTCGGGGCCGGGGGCCAAAGGGCTTGGGTTTTCCTGGGCTGCCTCCTCCGAAGCAGATGGGGCCGTTTAGGGCGTAGGGGACAGATTTATTCCGATAGCTttgctgcctgggctgctgctgcaatgCCAGGATGACTCCATGGggtcccagcaccctgctggTGGGGCATTTCGGGGtgctggagggagcagggaagagccGGCAGACCCCTCGTGGTGCCGGTGGGAGGTGGGGATCTGCCCCATGTCAGTCCCAAAGCCCACGGCATCTGCTCCTGGAAAAAAGTCCACTGATTTTTGACTTTTCTCCTGTGCTGCCACCACCTCGCGGCACGCGTCACCCTCGTGCTGTTAATTCAGTTTACACCGGGTGTTACCTGGGTGTTACCCGGGTGTTACCCTTCAGGTGTGCGTAGGGCAACCGCACCCCGCCACAGCCCGGGCTGCACCCGCACAGGGGCACCCAGCTCATGGGCGCACCCGGAGCCACGGCGACCCCAGGCTCTCTGCAGCAATGCCTGCAATCCGCGGGGGCTGCTGGCTGACACGCACGCTCCTTGCACGCTCCTTGCACACTTCTTGCTCCGTTCTCACAAGCTTCTTGCACACTTCTTCCACGCTTCTTGTCCCATTCTTGCATGCTCCTTGCATGCTGCTTCCACACTTCTCGCGTGCTGCTTCCACACTTCCCACATGCCCCTTGCACGCTTCCCGCATGTTCCTTGCACGCTTCCCGCATGTTCCTTGCAGCCACGCTGGCGGGCTTGCTTGGGCCCACGCCCACCCCAAGCTGGCCGGCCCGACGCACCCGTCGAGCTGTCATTACGGCGTAAGAGCCCCATCATTCTGCATTAATCTGGGATTCATCATGCTAGCGGGGCAGCgtaattaatttatttggtaTTAATGTGGATGAAATATGTACTGTCCTTGCAGGGGAAAATCAGGCAGCCTATAAGCATTAGTTAAAAGAACCATTAAAATCAAACCTTCCTCGGCTCCATTAGGCCGGTCTCTCACGCTGAAGAAGATAAACCCCTGCCATGTGAAGTGTCATGCATAATTAGGTTGATTGCTGGTTTAAACTCTGCCCTGTCTCCTGGTCCCCACCCCATATCCGATGAAGCCCACCTCGCCAGAGGGGCTCAGGGTCGCCCTCTTCTCCTCGCAGGCGTTTCGGGACCAAATGCACGGCGTGCCAGCAGGgcatcccccccacccaggTGGTCCGCAAAGCCCAGGACTTCGTCTACCACCTCCACTGCTTCGCCTGCATCATCTGCAGCCGGCAGCTGGCCACCGGCGACGAGTTCTACCTGATGGAGGACGGGCGACTGGTCTGCAAGGAGGACTACGAGACCGCCAAGCAGAACGGTAGGCGCCCCGAAAGGGCTCCACACCGAGGGGTGGCCGTGGGTCACGTCGCTGGCGTTGTGCCTGTGGGAAGGGGGCGCTGGGGCAGCTGGTTTTGGGGAGCTTTACCCCAGCGGCGTGGGCTGGAGGTTTGGGGTTGCTCACGCCGCTGTGGTGGGGGCTGGTACCGGCTCCTTTGCGTGCAGATGACTCCGAGGCGGGCGCTAAGCGGCCCCGGACCACCATCACGGCCAAGCAGCTGGAGACGCTGAAGAACGCCTACAAAAACTCCCCCAAGCCCGCCCGGCACGTGCGGGAGCAGCTCTCCTCCGAGACGGGGCTCGACATGAGGGTGGTGCAGGTGAGGCCACGGGGATGCCCCTCTCCACCCTGCCCCTCACAAAGGGGGATGGCGGGGGTCCCACGGGAGTGCCGGGGTGCTGGGTTTCAGTGCTgcaggggtgctgggtgcagggctgCCGGGCTTCGAGTGTTGCAGGGGTATTGGGGTGGCGTGGGCGCCCGGGAGCTGGGTTGCAGGAGCGCCGGGGTGCTGGGTTGTACGGGGGTGTGGGAGCTGGGTTGCAGGAGTGCTGGCATGCTGGCACGCAGGCGTGCTGGCGGGGGGTGTGCCGGGGCGCTGGGTTGCACAAGTGCTGGCCTGTGGGGGCTCTGGGTGGCTGAAGTGCAGGGGTGCTGGGATGTAGGGGTGCCGGGTGCCTGGGTGCTGGCATGCAGGGGTGCCATGGTGCCATCCACATCCCCGTTTCTCCCCAGGTGTGGTTCCAGAACCGCCGGGCCAAGGAGAAGCGGCTGAAGAAGGACGCGGGGCGGCACCGCTGGGGGCAGTTTTACAAGAGCGTCAAGCGGAGCCGCGGGGGCGgcaagctggagaaggagagcTCGGCCGAGGACTGCGGCGTCAGCGACAGCGAGCTCAGCTTTCGCGGTGAGCGGGGCGCtggtgcggggcggggggaccgCGGGGCTCCCCCCTGCACTGACCgcccctctctgctctccctcctctccccggcAGAAGACCAGATCCTCTCCGAGCTCGGCCACACCAACAGGGTTTACGGCACCGTGGGGGACGTGGCGGGCGGACAGTTGCTGAACGGCAGCTTCTCCATGGAGGGGACGGGACAGTCGTACCAGGACTTGCGGGACGGCAGTCCCTACGGCCTCCCCCAGTCGCCgtcctccatctcctccctgcCGTCCCACCCACCCTTGCTCAACGGGCTGGACTACGCCATGGACggcagcctggggctggtggcccACGGGGCGCAGGGGGTGAGTCAGACGCTGCGGGCCATGGCCGGGGGGGGCCCCACCTCCGACATCTCCACGGGGAGCAGCGTCGGGTACCCAGACTTTCC
This Grus americana isolate bGruAme1 chromosome 8, bGruAme1.mat, whole genome shotgun sequence DNA region includes the following protein-coding sequences:
- the LHX4 gene encoding LIM/homeobox protein Lhx4, translating into MNGRRAALAGTAAAPRPGRHRHRHRHRPRDPALPPAAGLRRPGPHLSLPSSLPSVAPRANKMMQSSALAAEGAVKGLPEILGVPVQQIPQCAGCNQHILDKFILKVLDRHWHSSCLKCADCQMQLADRCFSRAGSVYCKEDFFKRFGTKCTACQQGIPPTQVVRKAQDFVYHLHCFACIICSRQLATGDEFYLMEDGRLVCKEDYETAKQNDDSEAGAKRPRTTITAKQLETLKNAYKNSPKPARHVREQLSSETGLDMRVVQVWFQNRRAKEKRLKKDAGRHRWGQFYKSVKRSRGGGKLEKESSAEDCGVSDSELSFREDQILSELGHTNRVYGTVGDVAGGQLLNGSFSMEGTGQSYQDLRDGSPYGLPQSPSSISSLPSHPPLLNGLDYAMDGSLGLVAHGAQGVSQTLRAMAGGGPTSDISTGSSVGYPDFPTSPASWLDDMDHPPF